In a single window of the Megalobrama amblycephala isolate DHTTF-2021 linkage group LG3, ASM1881202v1, whole genome shotgun sequence genome:
- the lingo1b gene encoding leucine-rich repeat and immunoglobulin-like domain-containing nogo receptor-interacting protein 1-B isoform X1, whose translation MTFLQVTIKMVAREASGHSYLVACWQPILILMLGTVLSGSATGCPSRCECSAQERSVVCHRRKLMALPEGIPIDTRLLDLSKNRLKAINPEEFLNYPHLEELQLNENTISVIEPGAFSNLLGLRTLGLRNNKLKLIQLGVFTGLSNLTQLDISENKIVILLDNVFQDLYNLKELEVGDNDLVFISHRAFHGLSSLEQLTMERCNLTSVPTEAFSHLHNLMTLRLRHLNINTIRDFSFRRLYRLKVLEIANWPLLETLTAKSLHGLNITTLSITNCNLTAVPYVAIQHLVYLRFFNLSFNPIEVVEGNKMHNLLRLQAFHLVGGRLVSIEPYSFRGLNYLRVLNVSSNKLSTLEESAFHSVGNLETLALHDNPLACDCRLLWVFRRRWRLNFNRQQPSCETPEFLQGKEFKDFPDVLPTNYFTCQKSKIRDHKAIHRFVDEGTTVQFPCQADGDPVPMIIWQSPKKQFITTKSIGRLSVSPDGTLEVRYAQIQDNGTYMCIAVNAGGNDTRLAHLHVHSYSPNWPHQPNKTFAFISNQPNDNSANGTGATDPFPFDMKTLIIATTMGFISFLGVVLFCLVLLFLWSRGKGNAKPNIEIEYVPRKVDGENSPTEGSHKISMKMI comes from the coding sequence CAGGTTACCATCAAAATGGTGGCCAGAGAGGCAAGTGGGCACAGCTACCTGGTGGCATGCTGGCAGCCCATTCTCATCCTGATGCTGGGTACCGTGCTGTCCGGCTCTGCCACTGGCTGCCCCTCTCGCTGTGAGTGCAGTGCCCAAGAGCGCTCGGTCGTGTGTCATCGCCGGAAGCTGATGGCCCTCCCCGAGGGAATTCCCATTGACACGAGGCTGTTAGATCTCAGCAAGAACCGTTTGAAAGCCATCAATCCTGAGGAATTTCTCAATTACCCACACCTAGAGGAGCTACAGCTTAATGAGAACACCATTTCCGTCATTGAACCAGGGGCCTTCAGCAACCTCCTTGGCTTGCGAACACTGGGACTACGCAACAACAAGCTGAAGTTGATTCAGCTGGGTGTTTTCACTGGCCTCAGTAACCTCACTCAGTTAGACATTAGTGAgaataaaattgtcattttgttgGACAACGTGTTTCAAGACCTCTACAACCTGAAAGAGCTGGAGGTGGGGGACAACGACCTGGTGTTCATCTCTCACCGAGCTTTTCATGGCCTCAGCAGCCTAGAGCAGCTCACTATGGAAAGATGCAACCTGACCTCTGTGCCAACAGAGGCCTTCAGTCATCTGCACAACCTGATGACCCTCAGGCTGCGGCATCTGAACATCAACACCATTCGAGACTTTTCCTTCAGGAGGCTTTATCGACTCAAAGTCTTAGAGATAGCAAACTGGCCTCTTTTAGAAACCTTGACCGCGAAGTCCCTCCATGGACTCAACATCACAACCTTGAGCATCACAAACTGCAATCTCACTGCCGTCCCTTACGTGGCCATTCAGCACCTGGTGTACCTTCGATTTTTCAACCTGTCCTTCAATCCGATTGAGGTTGTGGAGGGCAACAAAATGCACAATTTGCTGAGGCTCCAGGCTTTTCACTTGGTTGGGGGCCGGCTAGTCAGCATCGAGCCTTATTCCTTCAGAGGACTCAACTACCTTCGTGTTCTCAATGTATCCAGCAATAAATTAAGCACTTTAGAAGAGTCTGCCTTTCACTCGGTCGGCAATCTGGAGACACTGGCTCTTCATGACAACCCCTTAGCATGCGACTGTCGTCTCCTCTGGGTCTTTCGCCGTCGATGGAGACTTAATTTCAACCGCCAGCAGCCATCTTGTGAAACACCAGAGTTTTTGCAGGGTAAAGAGTTCAAAGACTTCCCGGATGTTCTCCCGACAAATTATTTCACTTGTCAGAAATCTAAGATCCGAGATCACAAAGCCATTCATAGATTTGTGGATGAGGGGACCACTGTCCAATTCCCTTGCCAAGCAGATGGAGACCCCGTTCCCATGATTATATGGCAGTCTCCAAAAAAGCAATTCATCACAACTAAAAGCATTGGCCGGCTGTCGGTGTCTCCTGATGGCACCTTAGAGGTTAGATATGCCCAAATTCAAGACAATGGCACATACATGTGCATTGCCGTCAATGCAGGAGGTAACGACACCCGTTTGGCTCACCTACATGTTCATAGCTACTCTCCCAATTGGCCCCATCAACCTAATAAGACCTTTGCCTTCATTTCGAACCAGCCCAATGATAACAGTGCCAATGGAACTGGTGCGACGGATCCCTTTCCCTTTGATATGAAGACTCTCATAATCGCTACCACCATGGGGTTTATCTCTTTCTTGGGAGTGGTGTTGTTCTGTCTGGTGCTCTTGTTCCTCTGGAGTCGAGGGAAAGGCAATGCCAAGCCAAACATTGAGATTGAGTATGTGCCACGGAAAGTAGATGGAGAAAACAGCCCGACTGAGGGATCTCACAAGATCAGTATGAAGATGATTTAA
- the lingo1b gene encoding leucine-rich repeat and immunoglobulin-like domain-containing nogo receptor-interacting protein 1-B isoform X2 has translation MTFLVTIKMVAREASGHSYLVACWQPILILMLGTVLSGSATGCPSRCECSAQERSVVCHRRKLMALPEGIPIDTRLLDLSKNRLKAINPEEFLNYPHLEELQLNENTISVIEPGAFSNLLGLRTLGLRNNKLKLIQLGVFTGLSNLTQLDISENKIVILLDNVFQDLYNLKELEVGDNDLVFISHRAFHGLSSLEQLTMERCNLTSVPTEAFSHLHNLMTLRLRHLNINTIRDFSFRRLYRLKVLEIANWPLLETLTAKSLHGLNITTLSITNCNLTAVPYVAIQHLVYLRFFNLSFNPIEVVEGNKMHNLLRLQAFHLVGGRLVSIEPYSFRGLNYLRVLNVSSNKLSTLEESAFHSVGNLETLALHDNPLACDCRLLWVFRRRWRLNFNRQQPSCETPEFLQGKEFKDFPDVLPTNYFTCQKSKIRDHKAIHRFVDEGTTVQFPCQADGDPVPMIIWQSPKKQFITTKSIGRLSVSPDGTLEVRYAQIQDNGTYMCIAVNAGGNDTRLAHLHVHSYSPNWPHQPNKTFAFISNQPNDNSANGTGATDPFPFDMKTLIIATTMGFISFLGVVLFCLVLLFLWSRGKGNAKPNIEIEYVPRKVDGENSPTEGSHKISMKMI, from the coding sequence GTTACCATCAAAATGGTGGCCAGAGAGGCAAGTGGGCACAGCTACCTGGTGGCATGCTGGCAGCCCATTCTCATCCTGATGCTGGGTACCGTGCTGTCCGGCTCTGCCACTGGCTGCCCCTCTCGCTGTGAGTGCAGTGCCCAAGAGCGCTCGGTCGTGTGTCATCGCCGGAAGCTGATGGCCCTCCCCGAGGGAATTCCCATTGACACGAGGCTGTTAGATCTCAGCAAGAACCGTTTGAAAGCCATCAATCCTGAGGAATTTCTCAATTACCCACACCTAGAGGAGCTACAGCTTAATGAGAACACCATTTCCGTCATTGAACCAGGGGCCTTCAGCAACCTCCTTGGCTTGCGAACACTGGGACTACGCAACAACAAGCTGAAGTTGATTCAGCTGGGTGTTTTCACTGGCCTCAGTAACCTCACTCAGTTAGACATTAGTGAgaataaaattgtcattttgttgGACAACGTGTTTCAAGACCTCTACAACCTGAAAGAGCTGGAGGTGGGGGACAACGACCTGGTGTTCATCTCTCACCGAGCTTTTCATGGCCTCAGCAGCCTAGAGCAGCTCACTATGGAAAGATGCAACCTGACCTCTGTGCCAACAGAGGCCTTCAGTCATCTGCACAACCTGATGACCCTCAGGCTGCGGCATCTGAACATCAACACCATTCGAGACTTTTCCTTCAGGAGGCTTTATCGACTCAAAGTCTTAGAGATAGCAAACTGGCCTCTTTTAGAAACCTTGACCGCGAAGTCCCTCCATGGACTCAACATCACAACCTTGAGCATCACAAACTGCAATCTCACTGCCGTCCCTTACGTGGCCATTCAGCACCTGGTGTACCTTCGATTTTTCAACCTGTCCTTCAATCCGATTGAGGTTGTGGAGGGCAACAAAATGCACAATTTGCTGAGGCTCCAGGCTTTTCACTTGGTTGGGGGCCGGCTAGTCAGCATCGAGCCTTATTCCTTCAGAGGACTCAACTACCTTCGTGTTCTCAATGTATCCAGCAATAAATTAAGCACTTTAGAAGAGTCTGCCTTTCACTCGGTCGGCAATCTGGAGACACTGGCTCTTCATGACAACCCCTTAGCATGCGACTGTCGTCTCCTCTGGGTCTTTCGCCGTCGATGGAGACTTAATTTCAACCGCCAGCAGCCATCTTGTGAAACACCAGAGTTTTTGCAGGGTAAAGAGTTCAAAGACTTCCCGGATGTTCTCCCGACAAATTATTTCACTTGTCAGAAATCTAAGATCCGAGATCACAAAGCCATTCATAGATTTGTGGATGAGGGGACCACTGTCCAATTCCCTTGCCAAGCAGATGGAGACCCCGTTCCCATGATTATATGGCAGTCTCCAAAAAAGCAATTCATCACAACTAAAAGCATTGGCCGGCTGTCGGTGTCTCCTGATGGCACCTTAGAGGTTAGATATGCCCAAATTCAAGACAATGGCACATACATGTGCATTGCCGTCAATGCAGGAGGTAACGACACCCGTTTGGCTCACCTACATGTTCATAGCTACTCTCCCAATTGGCCCCATCAACCTAATAAGACCTTTGCCTTCATTTCGAACCAGCCCAATGATAACAGTGCCAATGGAACTGGTGCGACGGATCCCTTTCCCTTTGATATGAAGACTCTCATAATCGCTACCACCATGGGGTTTATCTCTTTCTTGGGAGTGGTGTTGTTCTGTCTGGTGCTCTTGTTCCTCTGGAGTCGAGGGAAAGGCAATGCCAAGCCAAACATTGAGATTGAGTATGTGCCACGGAAAGTAGATGGAGAAAACAGCCCGACTGAGGGATCTCACAAGATCAGTATGAAGATGATTTAA